One genomic segment of Pseudomonas sp. p1(2021b) includes these proteins:
- the gltP gene encoding glutamate/aspartate:proton symporter GltP, with protein sequence MKKAKLSLAWQILIGLVLGVAIGALLNHFSAEKAWWISNVLQPAGDIFIRLIKMIVVPIVISSLIVGIAGVGDAKKLGSIGLKTIVYFEVVTTIAIVVGLVLANLFHPGAGIDMSTLGTVDISKYQATAAEVQHEHAFIETLLNLIPSNIFAAVARGEMLPIIFFSVMFGLGLSSLPGDLRDPLVRTFQGVSETMFKVTHMIMNYAPIGVFALIAVTVANFGFASLLPLAKLVLLVYFAIAFFAFMVLGLVARLFGFSVIKIMRIMKDELILAYSTSSSETVLPRVIEKMEAYGAPKSICSFVVPTGYSFNLDGSTLYQSIAAIFIAQLYGIDLSWSQQLLLVLTLMVTSKGIAGVPGVSFVVLLATLGSVGIPLEGLAFIAGVDRIMDMARTALNVIGNALAALVVARWEGMYDAAKGERYYSSLMAGNKHEAVVAAGKPAQQNQ encoded by the coding sequence ATGAAGAAGGCAAAACTGAGCCTCGCCTGGCAGATCCTCATCGGACTCGTCCTTGGCGTTGCGATCGGCGCGCTGCTGAACCATTTCAGTGCAGAAAAGGCATGGTGGATCAGTAATGTCCTGCAGCCAGCCGGTGACATCTTCATTCGCCTGATCAAGATGATCGTCGTCCCGATCGTGATTTCGTCGCTGATCGTGGGTATTGCCGGGGTTGGCGACGCGAAGAAACTGGGCAGTATCGGCCTGAAGACCATCGTCTACTTCGAGGTGGTGACCACCATCGCCATCGTCGTCGGCCTGGTGCTGGCCAACCTGTTCCATCCGGGTGCGGGCATCGACATGAGCACCCTGGGTACCGTCGACATCTCCAAGTACCAGGCCACCGCGGCCGAAGTGCAGCATGAGCATGCGTTCATCGAGACCCTGCTGAACCTGATCCCGTCCAACATCTTCGCGGCCGTGGCCCGTGGCGAGATGCTGCCGATCATCTTCTTCTCGGTGATGTTCGGCCTGGGTCTGTCGAGCCTGCCGGGCGATCTGCGCGATCCGCTGGTCCGTACCTTCCAGGGCGTGTCGGAGACCATGTTCAAGGTCACCCACATGATCATGAACTATGCCCCGATCGGTGTGTTCGCCCTGATCGCCGTGACCGTCGCCAACTTCGGCTTCGCCTCGCTGCTGCCATTGGCCAAGCTGGTACTGCTGGTGTACTTCGCCATCGCCTTCTTCGCCTTCATGGTGCTGGGCCTGGTGGCGCGCCTGTTCGGCTTCTCGGTCATCAAGATCATGCGCATCATGAAAGACGAGCTGATCCTGGCCTACTCCACCTCCAGCTCGGAAACCGTGCTGCCGCGGGTGATCGAGAAAATGGAAGCCTACGGCGCGCCGAAGTCGATCTGCAGCTTCGTGGTCCCGACCGGCTACTCGTTCAACTTGGACGGTTCGACCCTGTACCAGAGCATCGCGGCCATCTTCATCGCCCAGCTGTACGGTATCGACCTGTCCTGGAGCCAGCAACTGCTGCTGGTGCTGACCCTGATGGTCACCTCCAAGGGTATCGCCGGTGTACCGGGTGTTTCCTTCGTGGTGCTGCTGGCGACCCTGGGCAGCGTGGGCATCCCGCTGGAAGGCCTGGCCTTCATCGCCGGTGTCGACCGCATCATGGACATGGCCCGCACCGCCCTGAACGTGATCGGCAACGCCCTGGCGGCACTGGTGGTCGCCCGCTGGGAAGGCATGTACGACGCTGCCAAGGGCGAGCGCTACTACAGCTCGCTGATGGCCGGTAACAAGCATGAGGCGGTGGTGGCGGCTGGCAAGCCGGCCCAGCAGAACCAGTAA
- a CDS encoding nucleoside recognition domain-containing protein, with product MLNGLWLGFFLVAAVSALAQWLVAGNAGIFAAMVESIFAMAKLSVEVMVLLFGTLTLWLGFLKIAEQAGIVEWLAKVLGPLFARLMPEVPPGHPALGLITMNFAANGLGLDNAATPIGLKAMRALQDLNPSSTTASNAQILFLVLNASSLTLLPVTIFMYRAQQGAMDPTLVFLPILLATSASTLVGLLSVAVMQRLRLWDPVVLAYLVPGALLLGAFMAFLGTLSATALASLSSILGNLTLFGVIVVFLVVGALRRVKVYEAFVEGAKEGFDVAKGLLPYLVAMLCAVGVLRASGALELALDGIRHTVEWMGLDTRFVEGLPTALVKPFSGSAARAMLIETMQTHGVDSFPALVAATVQGSTETTFYVLAVYFGAVGIQRVRHAVGCALLAELAGVIAAICVCYWFFA from the coding sequence ATGCTCAACGGCCTTTGGCTCGGCTTTTTCCTGGTGGCGGCGGTATCCGCCCTGGCCCAATGGCTGGTGGCAGGCAACGCCGGCATCTTCGCCGCGATGGTCGAGAGCATCTTCGCCATGGCCAAGCTCTCGGTGGAGGTCATGGTCTTGCTGTTCGGCACCCTCACCCTCTGGCTGGGCTTTCTGAAAATCGCCGAACAGGCTGGTATCGTCGAATGGCTGGCCAAGGTCCTGGGCCCGCTGTTCGCCCGGCTGATGCCCGAAGTGCCACCTGGGCACCCTGCCTTGGGCCTGATCACCATGAACTTCGCCGCCAATGGCCTGGGCCTGGACAACGCGGCCACGCCCATCGGCCTGAAGGCCATGCGCGCCCTGCAGGACCTCAACCCCAGCAGCACCACGGCGAGCAATGCACAGATCCTGTTCCTGGTGCTCAACGCCTCGTCGCTGACCCTGTTGCCGGTGACCATCTTCATGTATCGCGCCCAGCAAGGCGCCATGGACCCTACCCTGGTGTTCCTGCCGATCCTGCTGGCCACCAGCGCCTCGACCCTGGTGGGCCTGCTGTCGGTGGCGGTCATGCAGCGCCTGCGCCTGTGGGACCCGGTGGTACTGGCCTACCTGGTGCCTGGCGCCCTGTTGCTGGGGGCCTTCATGGCGTTTCTTGGCACCCTCTCGGCGACAGCGCTGGCCAGCCTGTCGTCGATCCTCGGCAACCTGACGCTGTTCGGCGTGATCGTCGTGTTCCTGGTCGTCGGCGCGTTACGGCGGGTCAAGGTCTATGAAGCGTTCGTGGAGGGCGCCAAAGAAGGTTTCGATGTCGCCAAGGGGCTGCTGCCGTACCTCGTCGCCATGCTTTGCGCGGTTGGCGTGCTGCGTGCCTCCGGCGCCCTGGAACTGGCGTTGGACGGCATTCGCCACACCGTCGAGTGGATGGGCCTGGACACCCGCTTCGTCGAAGGCCTGCCCACGGCATTGGTCAAGCCGTTCTCCGGCAGCGCGGCGCGCGCCATGCTGATCGAAACCATGCAGACCCACGGTGTCGATAGCTTCCCTGCACTGGTAGCGGCGACTGTACAAGGCAGTACCGAGACCACCTTTTATGTGCTGGCGGTGTATTTCGGCGCAGTGGGCATCCAACGCGTACGCCACGCGGTGGGCTGCGCCCTGCTTGCCGAGCTTGCCGGGGTGATCGCGGCGATCTGCGTCTGCTACTGGTTCTTCGCCTGA
- a CDS encoding ABC-type transport auxiliary lipoprotein family protein, whose protein sequence is MRPPLRLLALAATLSLATACSILPQSEPVDIYRLPVHQAGRTVPPLDWSLRLNKPLASETLAGPRIAVIPQGDVISSYKGARWSDPVPLLVRNRLLDGFQRDGRVQRLSADDSNLQADYELVGELQAFQSEYRADGAVEVVIRYDARLVQGRSQRILASHRFEVRQPLGDTQVSAVVGGFGAASDRLVGQLVDWTVAQASQAQAKNQ, encoded by the coding sequence ATGAGACCGCCCCTGCGCCTTCTGGCGCTGGCCGCCACGCTGAGCCTGGCCACGGCCTGTTCGATCCTGCCGCAGAGCGAGCCGGTGGACATCTACCGCCTGCCGGTGCATCAGGCTGGCCGCACGGTCCCGCCGTTGGACTGGTCGCTGCGCCTGAACAAGCCGCTGGCCAGCGAAACCCTGGCCGGGCCTCGCATCGCGGTAATCCCCCAGGGCGATGTGATCAGCAGCTACAAGGGCGCGCGCTGGAGCGACCCAGTGCCGCTGCTGGTACGCAACCGCCTGCTCGATGGGTTCCAGCGCGATGGTCGGGTACAGCGCCTGAGCGCCGATGACAGCAACCTGCAAGCCGACTACGAGCTGGTCGGCGAGCTGCAGGCCTTCCAGAGCGAGTACCGTGCCGACGGTGCCGTGGAAGTGGTGATCCGCTATGACGCACGCCTGGTGCAAGGGCGCAGCCAGCGCATCCTCGCCAGCCACCGCTTCGAGGTGCGCCAGCCGCTGGGCGACACGCAGGTCTCGGCGGTGGTCGGCGGTTTCGGCGCAGCGAGCGATCGGTTGGTGGGGCAATTGGTGGACTGGACGGTAGCCCAGGCCAGCCAGGCTCAGGCGAAGAACCAGTAG
- a CDS encoding MlaD family protein, whose protein sequence is METRAHHVLIGLVTVLVVAGAMLFGLWLTKSSVDDTFKDYEVVFNEAVSGLSRGSPVQYNGIKVGDVSTLRLDPKDPRRVLARIRLSADTPVKEDTQAKLTLAGVTGNSFIQLSGGTPQSPELKGRDGKLPVIVASPSPISRLLSDSSDLVTNVNLLLHNANQMFSEGNIERLSNTLANLEQTTGAFADNKGGISQAIEQLAEVGRQANATLAETQALMHNANGLLGSEGRQAFDSAEQAMQSLAESTATINSLLKDNREALDDGAQGLNQLAPAIRELRETLNALKGISRRLEADPSGYLLGRDNNKEFQP, encoded by the coding sequence ATGGAAACCCGAGCTCATCATGTCCTGATCGGCCTGGTCACCGTCCTGGTGGTGGCCGGTGCCATGCTGTTCGGCCTGTGGCTGACCAAGTCCAGCGTGGACGACACCTTCAAAGACTACGAAGTGGTGTTCAATGAGGCCGTTTCAGGCCTGTCCCGGGGCAGCCCGGTGCAATACAACGGCATCAAGGTCGGCGATGTCAGCACCCTGCGCCTGGATCCCAAGGACCCGCGCCGGGTACTGGCGCGCATTCGCCTGAGCGCCGATACCCCGGTCAAGGAGGACACCCAGGCCAAGCTGACCCTGGCCGGAGTGACCGGCAACTCGTTCATCCAGCTCAGTGGCGGCACCCCGCAAAGCCCGGAGCTCAAGGGCAGGGACGGCAAGCTGCCGGTGATCGTGGCCTCGCCATCGCCCATCTCGCGCCTGCTCAGCGACAGCAGCGACCTGGTGACCAACGTCAACTTGCTGCTGCACAACGCCAACCAGATGTTCTCCGAAGGCAACATCGAGCGCCTGAGCAACACCCTGGCCAACCTGGAACAGACAACCGGCGCCTTCGCCGACAACAAGGGCGGCATCAGCCAGGCCATCGAGCAACTGGCCGAAGTGGGCAGGCAGGCCAACGCCACCCTGGCCGAAACCCAGGCCCTGATGCACAACGCCAATGGGCTGCTCGGCAGCGAGGGCAGGCAGGCCTTCGACAGCGCCGAACAGGCCATGCAGTCACTGGCCGAAAGCACGGCGACCATCAACAGCCTGCTCAAGGACAACCGCGAAGCCCTCGACGACGGCGCTCAAGGCCTGAACCAGCTGGCCCCGGCCATCCGCGAGCTACGCGAAACCTTGAATGCCCTCAAGGGCATCTCCCGGCGCCTGGAAGCAGACCCGAGCGGCTACCTGCTGGGCCGTGACAACAACAAGGAGTTCCAGCCATGA
- a CDS encoding ABC transporter ATP-binding protein, protein MSGAREAVIEARGICNRFGSQSVHENLDLDLYRGEILAVVGGSGSGKSVLLRSIIGLRRPNEGQVKVFGQDLATLNNEQRSQVERRFGVLFQKGALFSSLTVTENVALPLIEHAGLSRADAEHLAGVKLALAGLPISAADKYPSSLSGGMIKRAALARALALDPDILFLDEPTAGLDPIGAAAFDQLILTLRDALGLSVFLITHDLDTLYTITDRVAVLSQKKVLVAGPLAQVEQTDDAWIHEYFHGPRGRAAEHAAASAGQER, encoded by the coding sequence GTGAGTGGCGCACGTGAAGCCGTGATCGAGGCCCGGGGCATCTGCAACCGCTTCGGCAGCCAGAGCGTGCACGAAAACCTCGACCTGGACCTGTACCGTGGTGAAATTCTCGCCGTGGTCGGCGGTTCCGGCAGCGGCAAGTCGGTACTGCTGCGCAGCATCATCGGCCTGCGTCGGCCCAACGAAGGGCAGGTCAAGGTCTTCGGTCAAGACTTGGCCACGTTGAACAATGAACAACGCTCGCAAGTGGAACGGCGTTTCGGCGTGCTGTTCCAGAAGGGCGCATTGTTCTCCTCGCTGACTGTGACCGAGAATGTGGCCCTGCCGCTGATCGAGCACGCCGGGCTGTCCCGTGCCGACGCCGAACACCTGGCCGGGGTCAAGCTGGCGCTGGCCGGGCTGCCGATCTCCGCCGCCGACAAATACCCCTCGTCGCTGTCCGGCGGCATGATCAAGCGTGCCGCCTTGGCCCGGGCCCTGGCGCTGGACCCCGACATCCTGTTTCTCGATGAACCCACCGCCGGCCTGGACCCAATCGGCGCAGCGGCCTTCGACCAACTGATCCTGACCCTGCGCGATGCCCTGGGCCTGTCGGTGTTCCTGATCACCCACGACCTGGATACCCTCTATACCATCACCGACCGAGTCGCGGTGCTGTCCCAGAAGAAGGTCCTGGTGGCCGGCCCCCTGGCCCAGGTCGAACAGACCGACGATGCCTGGATCCACGAATACTTTCACGGCCCACGCGGGCGGGCGGCGGAGCATGCCGCCGCCAGTGCCGGGCAGGAGCGCTGA
- a CDS encoding ABC transporter permease, whose translation MEPMTTPSATLDTSSQPACLRIAGDWTLAHYAELKRESDQLRTQYGDDAIADLSQLGRLDTAGASLLAELLGSERLSRCTSELPDASRALLKNVYCSVQDYCIPVKEPERHVLLLLLERIGCAVATLWQDTRQLLGFIGLILETLARRALQPHRWRVTPVVAHIEQTGLDAAPIVALLTFLVGAVVAFLGATVLADFGATIFTVDLVAFSFLREFAVLLTAILMAGRTASAFTAQIGSMKANEEIDAIRTLGLNPIELLVAPRVLALLISLPLLTFVAMICGIVGGAVVCALSLGISPAMFLSLLQSDIGVQHFLVGLVKAPFFAFLIAAIGCLEGFKVTGSAESVGAHTTSSVVQSIFVVIVLDAVAALFFMEMGW comes from the coding sequence ATGGAGCCTATGACCACCCCCAGCGCCACCCTGGACACCAGCAGCCAACCGGCCTGCCTGCGCATTGCCGGTGATTGGACCCTGGCCCACTACGCCGAGCTCAAGCGCGAGAGCGATCAGTTGCGCACGCAATATGGCGACGATGCCATCGCCGACCTGAGCCAACTGGGCCGCCTGGACACCGCCGGCGCCTCGCTGCTGGCCGAGCTGCTCGGCTCCGAGCGCCTCTCGCGCTGCACCAGCGAGCTCCCCGACGCCAGCCGTGCCTTGCTCAAGAACGTCTACTGCTCGGTGCAGGACTACTGCATTCCGGTCAAAGAGCCCGAGCGCCACGTCCTGCTGCTGTTGCTCGAACGCATCGGCTGCGCGGTCGCGACCCTCTGGCAGGATACCCGGCAACTGCTCGGCTTCATTGGCCTGATCCTGGAAACCCTCGCCCGCCGGGCCCTGCAGCCCCATCGCTGGCGCGTCACGCCGGTGGTCGCGCACATCGAGCAGACCGGCCTGGACGCCGCGCCCATCGTCGCCTTGCTCACCTTCCTGGTGGGTGCGGTGGTGGCCTTCCTCGGCGCCACGGTGCTGGCCGACTTCGGCGCCACGATCTTCACGGTCGACCTGGTGGCCTTCTCCTTCCTGCGTGAGTTCGCCGTACTGCTGACAGCCATCCTCATGGCCGGGCGCACCGCCAGCGCCTTTACCGCGCAGATCGGCTCGATGAAGGCCAACGAAGAGATCGACGCCATCCGCACCCTCGGGCTCAACCCCATCGAACTGCTGGTGGCCCCTCGAGTGCTGGCCTTGCTGATCTCCCTGCCGTTGCTGACATTCGTCGCGATGATCTGCGGCATCGTCGGGGGCGCAGTGGTCTGCGCCCTGTCGCTGGGCATCTCACCGGCCATGTTCCTCTCGCTGCTGCAAAGCGATATCGGCGTGCAGCACTTCCTCGTCGGCCTGGTCAAGGCGCCGTTCTTCGCCTTCCTGATCGCGGCCATCGGCTGCCTCGAAGGCTTCAAGGTCACTGGCAGCGCCGAATCGGTAGGCGCGCACACCACTTCCAGCGTGGTCCAGTCGATCTTCGTGGTGATCGTGCTCGATGCCGTGGCGGCGCTGTTCTTCATGGAGATGGGCTGGTGA
- a CDS encoding DUF5924 family protein has protein sequence MPPIPHFVIRVIELLKRYPGVIALAGFLSGIGSFILVDRQAGLASWIAVLMLVSWIWLMLENALTGLFTKVFKREIPQPLLRYATQMIHQESLFFVLPFFFITTTWNSSQVVFTGLLAAAGLISIIDPLYYKWLAPRRWLFLALHTLTLFAALLTALPIILHLTTAQSFKLALIAAMALSFPSLASSFPINNWRRAVALVLVTLAVGGGGWLLRSWVPPATLWMTEVAVSTEVQNRQPGDSLDEVPASRIRSGGLYAYTAINAPRGLNERIYHVWQLNGKEVDRIALDIHGGRKEGYRAWTHKQNFPPNPVGKWQVRVLTEDGQVIGVLRFKIIEDAPAQ, from the coding sequence ATGCCCCCAATACCCCACTTCGTCATCCGTGTGATCGAGCTGCTCAAGCGCTACCCCGGCGTCATCGCGCTGGCCGGTTTCCTGTCCGGTATCGGCAGTTTCATCCTGGTGGACCGCCAGGCCGGCTTGGCCAGCTGGATCGCCGTGCTGATGTTGGTCAGCTGGATCTGGCTGATGCTGGAGAACGCCCTCACAGGCCTGTTCACCAAGGTGTTCAAGCGCGAGATCCCGCAACCGCTGCTGCGCTATGCCACGCAGATGATCCACCAGGAGAGCCTGTTCTTCGTCCTGCCGTTCTTCTTCATCACCACCACCTGGAACAGCAGCCAGGTGGTATTCACCGGCCTGCTCGCCGCCGCCGGGCTGATCTCGATCATCGACCCGTTGTACTACAAGTGGCTGGCACCCAGGCGTTGGTTGTTCCTCGCGCTGCACACCCTGACCCTGTTCGCTGCGCTGCTGACCGCCCTGCCGATCATCCTGCACCTGACCACGGCGCAGAGCTTCAAGCTGGCCTTGATCGCCGCCATGGCGTTGTCCTTCCCCAGCCTTGCCAGCAGTTTCCCCATCAATAACTGGCGTCGCGCAGTGGCCCTGGTGCTGGTGACCCTAGCAGTAGGCGGCGGTGGTTGGCTGCTGCGCTCCTGGGTGCCGCCGGCCACCCTGTGGATGACCGAAGTGGCAGTCAGCACCGAAGTGCAGAACCGTCAGCCTGGGGACTCGCTCGATGAAGTCCCCGCCAGCCGCATACGCAGCGGCGGCCTGTACGCCTACACCGCGATCAATGCCCCGCGCGGCCTGAACGAGCGCATCTACCACGTATGGCAGTTGAACGGCAAAGAGGTGGACCGCATCGCTCTGGATATCCATGGTGGGCGCAAGGAGGGCTACCGGGCCTGGACCCACAAGCAGAACTTCCCGCCCAACCCCGTGGGCAAATGGCAGGTGAGGGTGCTGACCGAGGATGGCCAGGTGATCGGCGTGCTGCGCTTCAAGATCATCGAGGATGCGCCAGCACAATGA
- a CDS encoding M16 family metallopeptidase, with product MRCLMFVCLLICSLPSLALDRSRVEGYLLPNGLQVILKSGYERDHVAIRLVVGVGLDDFDCDQKELPHLLEHLLFNGIDDTGEGGLEERIQALGGEWNAYTSSADTTFVIEAPARNQRKVLDLLLAVIRDTPIDAKALATAKKIIEREDGGHYGHLQRWLDRQDIGHPGSDQLAVELGLKCPERSNVDAMTLEQVKALREHWYAANNMTLIVVGGLDRLLPAYLERTYGELPASEPGERRSLESISQQAEQRRDLTRGWLGDNVKLHWLFIEPVLEEGHEATLDVLSRYLEWALYDQLRLRHGLSYGPSVRRESFGDTGMLALNADLERQDVDVAVKVLQQLFEHLREHGLDPDTFARIKDAAIARESWNTQGNSALADYYWSALNNYNDGRFLDPARKLRQVSLEQADAALREMLKSQGYVRIEKPLLGYDELYGLVALLLGLVLAGGLLRRRRHSAPKPGDATREP from the coding sequence ATGCGTTGCCTGATGTTCGTTTGCCTGCTGATCTGCAGCCTCCCTTCGCTTGCCCTCGATCGCTCACGGGTAGAGGGCTACCTGTTGCCCAACGGTTTGCAGGTGATCCTCAAATCCGGCTACGAGCGCGACCACGTGGCGATACGCCTGGTGGTGGGCGTCGGCCTGGACGATTTCGACTGCGACCAGAAAGAGCTGCCGCACCTGCTCGAACACTTGTTGTTCAATGGTATTGACGACACCGGCGAAGGCGGCCTGGAAGAGCGCATCCAAGCCTTGGGCGGGGAGTGGAACGCCTACACCAGCAGCGCCGACACCACCTTCGTGATCGAAGCCCCGGCACGTAACCAGCGCAAGGTGCTCGACTTGCTGCTGGCGGTGATCCGCGATACGCCCATCGACGCCAAGGCCCTGGCCACGGCCAAGAAGATCATCGAACGCGAGGATGGCGGCCACTACGGCCACCTGCAACGCTGGCTCGACCGCCAGGACATCGGCCACCCCGGCAGCGACCAGCTGGCCGTGGAGCTTGGCCTCAAGTGCCCAGAGCGCTCCAACGTCGATGCCATGACCCTCGAGCAGGTCAAGGCCCTGCGCGAGCACTGGTACGCTGCCAACAACATGACCTTGATCGTGGTCGGAGGCCTCGACCGCCTGCTGCCGGCCTACCTGGAGCGCACCTACGGCGAGCTGCCGGCGAGCGAGCCGGGCGAGCGTCGCAGCCTTGAGTCCATCAGCCAGCAGGCCGAACAACGCCGCGACCTGACGCGCGGCTGGCTGGGTGACAACGTCAAGCTGCACTGGCTGTTCATCGAGCCGGTACTCGAAGAGGGCCACGAGGCCACCCTGGACGTGCTCTCGCGCTACCTGGAATGGGCCCTTTACGACCAGCTGCGCCTGCGCCACGGCCTGTCCTACGGGCCATCGGTGCGGCGCGAAAGCTTCGGCGATACCGGCATGCTCGCGCTCAACGCAGACCTTGAGCGCCAGGATGTGGACGTCGCAGTCAAGGTGCTGCAGCAGCTGTTCGAACACCTGCGCGAGCACGGCCTGGACCCGGATACCTTCGCCCGCATCAAGGATGCCGCCATTGCCCGTGAAAGCTGGAACACCCAAGGCAACAGCGCCCTGGCCGACTACTACTGGAGCGCGCTCAACAACTACAACGATGGGCGCTTCCTGGACCCAGCGCGCAAGCTGCGCCAGGTCAGCCTCGAGCAGGCGGATGCGGCCCTGCGTGAAATGCTCAAGTCCCAGGGCTACGTGCGCATCGAGAAACCGCTGCTAGGCTATGACGAGCTCTACGGGCTGGTCGCGCTGTTGCTGGGCCTGGTCCTGGCCGGCGGCCTGCTGCGACGTCGACGCCATTCGGCGCCAAAGCCTGGCGACGCTACACGCGAGCCCTGA
- a CDS encoding Na/Pi cotransporter family protein: MLTLLNLLSAVALLVWGTHIVRTGILRVYGSNLRRVLSQNMSKRPLAFIAGIVVTALVQSSNATAMLVTSFVGQGLMAMTPALAIMLGADVGTALMARVLTFDLSWLSPLLIFLGVIFFLSRKQTRAGQLGRVGIGLGLIILALQLIVQAAAPITHAQGVRVLFASLTGDILLDALIGALFALVSYSSLAAVLLTATLAGAEVISLPVAIGLVVGANIGSGLLAFLTTSMQNAAGRRVALGSLLYKLIGLVLVIPVLHPLVDWMDSLSFSPQELVIGFHLLYNTLRCLIMLPTVKPMGRLCNWLLPDRDNGNGQIRPRHLDTTALGTPSLALANAARETLRLGDIVDSLLEAMLGALRGTQTALPQQVRALGEDAEALYSAIKLYLAQMSREDLSEQDNRRWAEIIELAINLKLASDLIERMLRKVQQQKTSQRREFSQVGLEELTGLQEQLLANLRLGLSVFLSADPESARLLLREKRRFRAQERRLAHAHVSRLQRKVVQSIETSSLHLELIADMKRLNSLFCSSAYVVLGGGDTGGLLLDSVPDEARLS; this comes from the coding sequence ATGCTGACCCTGCTCAACCTGCTGTCCGCCGTGGCCCTGCTGGTGTGGGGCACGCATATCGTGCGTACCGGCATCCTGCGGGTGTATGGCTCCAACCTGCGCCGCGTGCTCAGCCAGAACATGAGCAAGCGTCCGCTGGCCTTCATCGCCGGCATCGTGGTGACAGCCCTGGTGCAAAGCAGCAACGCTACGGCGATGCTGGTGACCTCGTTCGTCGGCCAGGGCCTGATGGCCATGACCCCGGCGCTGGCGATCATGCTCGGTGCCGACGTCGGGACGGCCCTGATGGCGCGGGTGCTGACGTTCGACCTCTCATGGCTGTCGCCGCTGCTGATCTTCCTTGGCGTGATCTTCTTCCTGTCGCGCAAACAGACCCGCGCCGGCCAGTTAGGCCGCGTGGGTATCGGCTTGGGCCTGATCATCCTGGCACTGCAACTGATCGTCCAGGCCGCCGCACCGATCACCCACGCCCAAGGCGTACGCGTGCTGTTCGCCTCCCTGACCGGCGACATCCTGCTCGATGCGCTGATCGGCGCCCTGTTCGCCCTGGTGTCCTATTCCAGCCTCGCCGCCGTGCTGCTCACCGCCACCCTGGCCGGGGCAGAAGTGATCAGCCTGCCGGTGGCCATCGGCCTGGTGGTCGGAGCCAACATCGGCAGCGGCCTGCTGGCGTTCCTCACCACCAGCATGCAGAACGCCGCCGGGCGCCGGGTGGCCCTGGGCAGCCTGTTGTACAAGCTGATCGGCCTGGTGCTGGTGATTCCGGTGCTGCACCCGCTGGTGGACTGGATGGACTCGCTGAGCTTCAGCCCCCAGGAGCTGGTGATCGGCTTCCACCTTCTCTACAACACCCTGCGCTGCCTGATCATGCTGCCCACGGTCAAACCCATGGGCCGCCTGTGCAACTGGCTACTGCCTGACCGGGATAACGGCAACGGGCAGATCCGCCCCCGCCACCTGGATACCACCGCCCTGGGTACCCCAAGCCTGGCCCTGGCCAACGCGGCGCGCGAGACATTGCGCCTAGGCGACATCGTCGACAGCCTGCTCGAAGCGATGCTCGGCGCCCTGCGCGGCACTCAGACCGCCTTGCCGCAGCAGGTGCGTGCGCTCGGCGAGGATGCCGAGGCGTTGTACAGCGCCATCAAGCTGTACCTGGCGCAGATGAGCCGGGAAGATCTCAGCGAGCAGGATAACCGGCGCTGGGCCGAGATCATCGAGCTGGCGATCAACCTCAAGCTTGCCAGCGACCTGATCGAGCGCATGTTGCGCAAGGTCCAGCAGCAGAAGACGTCCCAGCGCAGGGAGTTCTCCCAGGTCGGCCTGGAGGAACTGACCGGCCTTCAGGAGCAACTGTTGGCCAACCTGCGCCTGGGGTTGTCGGTGTTCCTCAGCGCCGATCCGGAGAGCGCACGCCTGCTGTTGCGCGAGAAACGTCGTTTTCGCGCCCAGGAACGGCGCCTTGCCCATGCCCATGTCAGCCGCCTGCAACGTAAAGTGGTGCAAAGTATCGAGACCAGTTCGCTACACTTGGAGCTGATCGCCGACATGAAGCGATTGAACTCTTTGTTCTGCAGCAGTGCCTATGTGGTACTGGGCGGCGGGGATACGGGCGGGCTTCTGCTCGACAGCGTGCCGGACGAAGCCCGCCTGTCCTGA